CGCCCGGCGGTGCGTGGTGCGAAGCTCCCAACTACCAGGGCTTCACGATGCACTACCTGATCATCGCCATGCGGCTGATGCAGTTGAACGGCTTCGCCGATTTCGCCGACGAGCCGCGGTTTCGGGAGACGATGGACTACTTCTTTCGCATCCAGACGCCGTTTGACGGCCGCGCAGGCTGCCACATGTTGCCGACGGTGGGCGACACGACCTCCTCCTATCACAGCCAAAGCCTCCAGAACGTCTTTGCATGGACCGCCGCCCTGCTGCGAGAGAAAGATCCGACCTTCGCCGGACGCATGATGCACGCGTGGAGACGCGGCGGGTCGGTCCTTTTCGGCAAGCACGGCCTGGGCTTCGGACAGGGGTGGCTCCAGCCGTTGCTCCTGATCGACCCCGATATTCCGGAGGTTGCTCCGCCTACCCCGCTGACGAGCGAACGACTGCCGGGCTACGGCGTCCTGTTCCGCAACAAGTACGGCACAGACCGCGAATCATACTTCCTGTTCAAGATGGGGCCGATCGACCAGCACTTTGACTGCGACGAAGGGAGTTTTCACTGGTATGCGCTGGGTCGGCCGATTTCGCTCGACTTCGGCTCCATGTACCGGCCGAGCATCGAACAGCCCTGGCTGCACAGCACGCTCGACTTCGATCGGCGCCGAGTCTGGGGCCAGGGCGAAATCTCGCAATTCGTCTCGCTGCCGGATGTGGACTTCTGCCGGGGCGAGATTCTGGTCAGAAGCCTGCAGCGCGTGCCGGATCTGCCGGAAGGACCCCTGCCCCCCGGCGTGAACGGCGAGATCAAATGGAACCGCTATCAGATTCCGTGGCGTCGGGAGGTCCTATTCGTCAAAGGACCCGACTACGTCGTGATCCGCGACGACGTGGGAACAGACGCCTCACGGTTCTCCACAGGCTGGACGGTGCAGGTTTTGGCGTCAGACGTCGAGGTGACCGGGCCCATGGCCCGATGCAAGGGCCAATACGGCATCGACATGGCGGTTCTGGTGGCCGAACCGCTCAGTTGACCACCAGTCGGTGGGGCTACGAGAGCGAGCCGGCGCCGGCTTGGGTCGCACCGGATCCAATGCCCGCCGTCGCAGAGAACCAGATTGCCCTTCATGTGACGGCGCCGGCCGACGCCGACTATCTGGCAGCGCTGGTTCCGCACAAGCAGGAGGAGCCGCCGCCCAAGCCGGCGAGCCCCGGACCGGGAGTGTTAACTATCGAGCACTCAGCCGGCCGCGACCTGGTATTCTTTTACCCTGACGCGCAGCGGCAAACGATCGACGCCGTGACCTTCGACGGCCGCGTTGCTGTCGTGAGCAAAACCGAGCAGGAGACGATGATTCACATTCTTGATGGCCGCTTCATCGGAACCGCGGGAATCACGGTCCGCTGCGAGGGACCGCTGACGCTGCGCCTTGCGGACGACCGCATCACCGGTGTTACCGACGGCCCGGCCAGGACCTGCACGGTCAACTGCCCCGCGATTCAGGGAAGGACACCCCGCGCGACAATCGATGGGCAGGATGCTCCCGTCGATGCTCGGAATACCGGAGAACTTGGCCTCCGGCTCCCGGCCGGCCGCCACGAATTCAGCTTATCCACAGTCACGAACCGATAGTCTTCAACCCGCGACTCCGATCGCCGGCACTCGTTTAAGAACCACCGGTTCCCACCCTTTCGGCCAATAGCTGACAAGCAAAAACTGACAGCTTCCCTTGACCGCTCACAGCTATTCGATTCTCACCGCCGCCATCGAATCGGCCTTCACCGGCACCTTGAGTTCGCCGTTGCTGAACTCGGCCGGTCCCTGATCGCGCTCGACGAGGTCGCAGAGCACGGCCTTTTTGGCGTCGGGCAGAACGGTCTTGACAACTGCGGTCGTGTCTTTCCCGGCGGTTTCTCGGAGGCGAATGATCACACCCCGGCCGTCGTCGGCATCCTTGAAGGCGGTGAGCATGACGTTGGCCGGGCCAACCTGGCAGAAGCTCGCGCTCGCAGGCAGGCCCTTCTTTCCTCGGCCGGGGTGAAGCCGGATCGACCGCATCGGCTGGACTGCCGCCTCGCCGAAAACGCACGCGGACTGCGGATCGAACGACTTGCCGCTGGTCAGGTCAAATCGGAAGGTAAAGTTTCCGTCCTGGCCGGCCTTGTAGTTGGTGAACCAGTAGTTGTTCAGACAGTAGGCGAAGATCGTGCCGTTGGTGATCGGCAACGTGTCCAGCCACTTGCCCGGCGTCAGGTCACACAACGTGATCAGCGGCGTGTCCACCGGCGACCAGATTACCGCGGCGTCGTCCGTGTGCACCGTGACCCACCTCTGCACGGCAAACCAGTCGCGGCAGCCGCCCGGCAGGTGCTCGTCATTGGGTTTGACGTGCCCGCCACCGATTTCGTAGCGGAACCGGGGGTTGGCCCCCGCGAACGGGAATGCGACGTACAGCGCCTCGCGGTCGAAGGTCATCTCCTTGTTGAGCCGGACGACGAACTGGATCCGGCGCTCCTGCTCGTAGAGAATGGTCTCAAGTTCGACGCTGCGGAAACCCTTCATCTCAGCCTTGCACTTGGCGCTGCTGAACAGCGGGCCGCGAGCCCCCGCCTCGACGCTCTTGCCGGTCAGTTCGTTGAAAACGATCTTGGCGGGGTCCGGACCCCACCATTCCTTTTCGCCGGTGAAATCACCCCCCACGCCATAGATCACCTGTCCCAGCTTGTACTTGCTCGACTGATCGACCAGTTCCTTCTTGAGCATCTTGTCGAAGATGCTGGCCACGGCGGCAGTCTTGGGATCGAAGGTCACCCGGTAGAAGTCGTTCTCAAGCACGTTGTCCTTGAACCGGGCCGGCGGATTCGCAAGCTTGCCGGTGTCCTTGGCCACGCGGTATGTCCGGTACCCGACGGGCGGGACGTCGCGGGCCAGCAGTGCGACGGTGACGTTCTCCAGCACGTCCTCCTTGACCACCTGCTGCGGCAGCGGGCCGTCTTCATCCATGACCAGCATGTGCCGCGGAATCTCCGCATGGACCACGCCGGTGCGAACGCTGCCCGAGGGGTTGAACACCAGCAGTGAGCCCGCCGGCACATTGACCCGAGCCGCCAAGCGGTTCAAGCCGCGACTCATGAGTTGACGGATCTGCCTCGCCGCATCCGTCGCATAGGCCGCCTTAACCGCGAACTGACGCGTGACGAAATCCGAGGTCGGCGCGCTGATGCTGTTCCATGCTCCCCAGGTATGCTCGTCGTAAAGCAGAATGTTGTCCCAAACGCGGTTGAAAGCGCTTTGAGCACCGGTCGTGGCTTTGTCCTTGCCGCCGGCCGCCCAGATAGCCTCGGCGGCCACCGCATCCTGATGAGCGACACGGTTGACGGCCGTCTCGAACGCGCTGGAAGCCGCTCCGTCCTCCCACCAACTGCCGCCACACCCGCGGACGGTCGGAATCTTGTCCGCGAAGTTCTTCTCGATGTGCTCGAAGAAGTGGTTGTTGGCGCAGAGAATGACCTTCGGATACGCATACCGCTTGCTGTATTCGGTGAGCGACTCGGCAATTGCCCGACCGATGGCGACGTTGTCCGAGTAGGCCCCATGCAGCAGGATCGCATCGAACGGGTAGTCCTCGCGATGGTCCCACCAGTACAGGTCCTTCTCGATCGCCGCCCGCATCCGCTCGGGCCCCTCGTTCAAGCCGATTTGCCCCGCCTGGGAGTATCCCGGCGTGAACCAGGTCAGCACTTTGCTGCCATCACGGGCTTCCCACCAGAAGGGCGACTTGTGGTGCAGGTTCTGCTTGAGCAGCGGTGCGCGGATGCCGTTGATGCCCACGCTGACGTAACGGATGCCCGCCCCGGCCAGGATCGTCGGAATGCTCCACACGTGGGAAGGTGCGTCAGTGAGCGTGAAACTCTCGAAGGGCACGCCGTGCTGGCGATGCAGCCGGGCCGAGTAGTACAGGTTGCGAACCAGTTCCTCCTCCGAACACAGGCCGGTCAGCATGTTGAGATAGCCGGCCTCGATGCCCACGCGACGATTCTTGCTCGCCTCGTAGAGCTCCTTGTGACGCCACTGCGGCCGGTCACGAAACCACATCTGCGCCGCCCACGAGGATTCGAGGTTCCAGTGGTATAGCGGGAACTCCTGGATGAGCTGCAGGGCAAGGTCGGTATTACGGTTGTGCAGCGCGATGACGTTCTCCTGCAGATCGGTGTAGCCGATGTCCGTGTGCGTGCTCGGCGCGCAGAAGATGTGCCACTTGCGCTGGGGCTTCTGATCCACGGTGACCACGGCGGTCTGCTTCCCACAGATGGCCCGGATCACCAGCGAACGCGTGCTCTCGGCCGGCGGTATGAGCACCTGCCCGCTCAGTGTTCCCAGCGACGCCTGCGCAAGCCTGCCGCTTGACAGAAGACCGTCACCGGTGCGAACCTCGATCACCACCGGCTCACTGCTCAACACGCCGGCAACGTAGCAGTTGAACTCCTGCAGCAGCCGACCGTCCCGCTCCACGAAGAAGATGCTCGGTGTAACGGCAAGCTCCAGCGCCGAAGCGACCTCTTTCGGCAAGCGGGCCAGCGTGATCGCATCATAAAGAAACCACGAGCCCCTTGTGGCGGTGATTGTGATCTTGTTGGCCCCCTGCTTGAGTACGCTCGTGTTGCAGAAAAACCGCAGCGTGCGATTCTTGCCCTTCTCCGGCCGGATCAGCGTCGGATCGCCGGTCCCGGGCGTCAAAGCCACCTCGCCTCGCTGGCCG
Above is a window of Phycisphaerae bacterium DNA encoding:
- a CDS encoding polysaccharide lyase family protein, whose translation is MFRGLIAGLVLVSLITPAVAADETQVVWQIGRADNDYRDLAHLTNLADFGKTFPDGVKFTVGKSDPAKDFPFIHPGPADAWAGKREHPFTINFELAAVPDDGCELRVDLVDAHADAPPRLIVEINGQRGEVALTPGTGDPTLIRPEKGKNRTLRFFCNTSVLKQGANKITITATRGSWFLYDAITLARLPKEVASALELAVTPSIFFVERDGRLLQEFNCYVAGVLSSEPVVIEVRTGDGLLSSGRLAQASLGTLSGQVLIPPAESTRSLVIRAICGKQTAVVTVDQKPQRKWHIFCAPSTHTDIGYTDLQENVIALHNRNTDLALQLIQEFPLYHWNLESSWAAQMWFRDRPQWRHKELYEASKNRRVGIEAGYLNMLTGLCSEEELVRNLYYSARLHRQHGVPFESFTLTDAPSHVWSIPTILAGAGIRYVSVGINGIRAPLLKQNLHHKSPFWWEARDGSKVLTWFTPGYSQAGQIGLNEGPERMRAAIEKDLYWWDHREDYPFDAILLHGAYSDNVAIGRAIAESLTEYSKRYAYPKVILCANNHFFEHIEKNFADKIPTVRGCGGSWWEDGAASSAFETAVNRVAHQDAVAAEAIWAAGGKDKATTGAQSAFNRVWDNILLYDEHTWGAWNSISAPTSDFVTRQFAVKAAYATDAARQIRQLMSRGLNRLAARVNVPAGSLLVFNPSGSVRTGVVHAEIPRHMLVMDEDGPLPQQVVKEDVLENVTVALLARDVPPVGYRTYRVAKDTGKLANPPARFKDNVLENDFYRVTFDPKTAAVASIFDKMLKKELVDQSSKYKLGQVIYGVGGDFTGEKEWWGPDPAKIVFNELTGKSVEAGARGPLFSSAKCKAEMKGFRSVELETILYEQERRIQFVVRLNKEMTFDREALYVAFPFAGANPRFRYEIGGGHVKPNDEHLPGGCRDWFAVQRWVTVHTDDAAVIWSPVDTPLITLCDLTPGKWLDTLPITNGTIFAYCLNNYWFTNYKAGQDGNFTFRFDLTSGKSFDPQSACVFGEAAVQPMRSIRLHPGRGKKGLPASASFCQVGPANVMLTAFKDADDGRGVIIRLRETAGKDTTAVVKTVLPDAKKAVLCDLVERDQGPAEFSNGELKVPVKADSMAAVRIE